In Anolis sagrei isolate rAnoSag1 chromosome 5, rAnoSag1.mat, whole genome shotgun sequence, the DNA window gctctggaaactaggacaggGAGCAAAGGATTCTGTTtgctgcattgtcaaaggctttcatggccagaatcactatgttgctgtgagttttccgggctgtatgatcatgttccagaagcattctctcctgacattttgcccacatctatggcaggttgtgaggtctgctggaaactaggcaagtggggttgatatatctgtcgaatgtccagggtggcagaaTTGCTGTTTGGTGATGGATTGAGATTGATGTTTggaaatggaatatgctgccttggagtgtggtgggagTTTtcatctctggagatttttaagcatcTGCTGGaggtgttttgtttgtgtgttcctgcatggtgggggttgcactggatggccattttggtctctgccaactctatgTGATTCTAAGTGGAGAGGAGACACAAGACAGTAATTAACTCTTTGCTCTCTGAGGTGACTGTAGATTTTGGATCTCGGGCATATTTTGGATATCGGGCATATTTTGGATATCGGGCATATTTTGGACGGGGAGAGATTCCCTGCCATTTTTGAAAATATGATTATTTCACATTTTCACCTGACCTGAACCACAAATATGATGGGGAAAccattacagcagtggttcttaggagcatagtgtctagatctagggagataatgctacccctctattccgctttggttagaccacatctggaatattgtgtccagttctgggccccacaattgaagagagatattgacaagctggaatgtgtccagaggagggtgactaaaatgatcaagggtctggagaacaagccctatgaggagcagcttaagaagctgggcatgtttagcctgaagaagagaaggctgagaggagatatgatagccatgtataaatatatgagaggaagccacagggaggaggaagcaagtttgttttctgcttccaaggagactaggacgcggaacaatggcttcaaactacaagagagaagattccatctgaacattaggaagaacttcctgactgtgagagccgttcagcagtggaactctctgccccggagtgtggtggaggctccttctttggaagcttttaaacagaggctggatggccatctgtcaggggtgatttgaatgcaatattcctgcttcttggcagggggttggactggatggcccacgaggtctctttcaactctttgattctatgattctaaaccactgtgagatgttttggtcttcaactcccagaaatcctaacagctgggaaagtggctgggatttctggaagttgtaggccaaaacacctagggacccacaggttgagaaccattgcactacAGAGAAGCCAAAAATAAAGGCATGGTCTCCCTTAATAAGAATTGTGATTTCTGGAAAGCAAGACATTGGAAATTGCTTACATGTGCAACCTGAACCTTTGCCGCATTGATCACTTTGCCTGTCCTTTTACTCTGGGTGTTTTAGTTGAGTTTGACAAAGTTCCACCAGTTTGAAATCACTGTGATGCTAAAAATGTGAAGaccaaagaaagaaataatttggAGGAAAGAATTCTTATTGAAGGCCAATGTCCTTTTTGCCCATCCTTGTTTCTAGTGGTTTTGCCCTTTTGGCATCTACAGCTCCCTATatttgccaggaaaaccctggtccCAGCATTATTGTCTCCAGCCTGTTAAGACTTGAATGGGTATCTCAAGAGGGATTCTACTGTTTTGGATGGATGCAAGGAAGAGGGTAGGCATGTGCAGTGTACATATTTTGGTCTTCAGGCATGTGTTATGTGCAATTTTTTGTCTCCAGCTCTGAACAGTCTTAGAGTGCAGAACTCACGTTCAGCCTATggattaaaggggggggggagagaatcggAGAGAGGGAGAtgcagaagaaaggaaaggagggagcctGTTGGATGCTtcttaaacaaagaaaaaaaaggtcaTCATCAGCTTTGACGATGCAGTTTCTGGTGTCATTTCCTCGCTTTGTCCCTTGGTGGAGTTGTCGAGTtagtttctctctctcactctctctctctctctctctcacgccTTCCAATTGCTTCCCCTGTTTGCTCCTTGCACGCTCGGATTCCCCCGCAGGACACATATACACCCCCTCCCCTTACCCCCTGTATTTAACCTTTTGTCATCACCATCTCTGGGAGATTTGAATCCCCGATTTCACTTGATCGACCAGAGCAGTGGGGAACCCGAAATCTTCCTCCATAGGACTCTTCCCCTTCCTAAAACCCCCAGGGCTTGTTTGTGATTGATAGATGGCACTCCAGACCCGCTCGCCTGAGCCTAGGGAGTAGATCCTTAACGGTGAAGGCCTGGCAGCCGGAGGAGGAGAGAGTAGAGAGAGCGGAAGCGGGTGAAAGACCCCGCCGGGTGGGTTTTTGCCACCAGCAGCGCCCCGAGGAAAAGGTGGCCGCGGTGAAAAAGGAGAAACTCCCCCAGAGGCGCCTTGAGGGAGAGTTGGAAAGCGAGGTCTCGTGGGCAGCCTTCCCAGTAAGGCCGGGATAACGTGTCCATGGATCCCTCCCCTTACTCTCCGACTAGAGGGTCTTTGGCAGCCTTGGATCCAGAGGGAAACAACTGCCTTTGCAGAAAGGAAAGCCAGGGGCAGAGAGGCAAAACGCCACCCGCTCCTCTAGGTCTCCCTTCCATGGCAATCGGTAGCCTTGGCATGTGCCACCCCTTCCTCTATCCCGCGTCTAGTCCATTGCCCGAGCcaagaagggggaagggaaaggagaagagaggagaggaggggaaaggatagggggaaaaggaggagaagaaaggaaaggggggaaaagaggagaggaaaggaaaggggggaaggaggagaggaaaggaaaggaaaggggggaaaggaggagaggaaaggaaaggggggaaaggaggaaagagaaggaatggggaggaaaggaaaggggaggaaaggaaagaggagaaaaggaggagaggaaaggaaaggaaaggggaggaaagaacaggaaagcagaggaaaggaaaggaaaggggaggaaagaaaatgggaagaaaggaaaaagaaagggaaggagaggggaggaaagagaaggaaaggagaggaaaggaaaagaaaggggaggaaaggaaagcggagaaaaggaaaggataggaaaagaaaggggagcataggaaaggaaaggaaaggaaaggaaaggggagcaTAGGGacgggaaggggaggaaagaaaaggaaaggatgtAGTGCCGCTTTACCTCCCTGTTAATTTCCCGAGAGAGAGCCGATCCCCACAATCCTGGGAGAGAATTGGGGATGAATGGGGTCTGGGCCGAAGGCTTGCACTAGGAATGCGTGTGAAGAAGATGAGAATGTGTAGATGACTGTACTGCAAAGAGAAGGATTGTGGGAAGCGTTGGGGAacgtggagggggggggggaggttagtgATTCTCTGGAACCATTCAGTGGGGGAATTCAATCGTGGAAAGCTTGGGCTTTGAGGGGGATGCAACGCCGGAGTGGGGAAATGGCCTGGAATAggaccaggagggagggaagacctCCAGGAAAGCAGCAGCGTCTAGGAGCCTTCTCgggctcttccctccctctctgcctccCTTTGCAGTCAGCCAAGGCTCGGGGAGCAGCACGCAACGCTGGATcgcgccacccccccccccctctcgaaACCAAGGAATGAAATCCCGAAGGAACTAAATCGCCGTCGCCTCCGAAGTTGGCGGATGAGGACCACATCGTCATCTCTCGCGGCGCCTAAAAGCATTTCGGGCACCAGAACGGGATGACTGTGCCAGGCGAGCGGGCTCCGGATGCCTCGCAATGCAGGGGCCGTTCTGTTTGGCCTCCTCCTCGGGGCAAAGAGCAGGGACGTCCTGCCTCCTCCTCAGGCGGGTCGCCTCAGGGGCACCTccacccccctcctccccccatttTGACAAAGTCAAGTCGCTTGGCAAATAAAGCGGAGGCTTGATCTTAATCCCACTTAACCCGCCGAGAATCTGCCGGAACTCCCCGCCTCTCCCCTCCCCGGGACTGCGGCGAGGCCCACTGCGCCTGCGCCAACTCGCCTCTTTCTCGCTGATGCTGCAGATATCCAAACCCGGGGTCTCCGGCGAGGTCCTgaagagagagggatggaggggGGAGAGCGAGGAGGgggggagaaaggggcggggcttgagAAGCTCGCCAACCAACCAGGAAGGGCAGTGAGATgcgggggaagggaggggggaaagagggagagagagagagcgcgagcCCCAGCGCCTGCAGCTGTTGCTGCCGCCCCAGTCGCGCCAAAAGGAGGGAGTCCTCgcgggcggaaggaaggaaggaagcgaggaAGGGAGTGCGGGGTTGTCTCGGAGAGGCAGACATAATAATAAGAGAGGCGCGCGCGGGCTCGAGCTCGAGCTCCCTCTCCGCggcggggaggagggaggggggagggcggCTCTTTCCGCAGCGCCTTTCTCAGCCGCTTCCAATACTCTTCGCCCTTTCCTGGGGTTTTCCAACCCTTCAGTCACGGCGGCGCTGTTTCTGCCCTGTCAAAGCAGTCTTCCAGTTAaaggggggaagaggaagaggaggaggaggaggaggagaaagaacaaCTCTCCCCAATAAGGCTTTTTGCATTAAGTCAGCCCTTcttcgccttcctcctcctcttcctcctccgcagCCAGCTGCCTCTTTCTCCCtcgctgggagggagggagggagaagccaACAGGCGTTCCTTGCCCCCTctttagaaaaaaaagagaggggggaatgCCACTGGCGGCGGAACGCCTCAAAGTCAAAAGGAGAAAGTGGCGAGCTGAGGGAACAAGCCAAAGAGGACGGAGTTTTGGaccagaggaagggaagaaagttgCTTTCAGAGGCAGGCGGGAGCCGGTTCTGCTTGACACGCGTCAGTCAGCCCCACAGcgcgggagagagagagagagagacagagacagagacagagacagaggaaGGAATGAAATAGCGGGAGAGCCATCTCTCTAATCCAGGGATCTCCCCTCCCTGTAGACTCTCTTGTGTACAGGCTGGaggttcctctccttctccttctcctcctccctggaGTTTGGATCTCTCTCGAGTCACTGcagctctccctctcttcctgtcTGTCACGACCCTCCGAAAGTGATGAGGGGAAACGTCAATAAAAGACTATGCAAAGCAGACTCCACATGActctcccccctccttttcctcctcaaaaAAAACACAAACCCTTCCCCCCGTTTGGACACATAGAAGACGTGGCTTCCCCTCTTTCAGCACCCGAGGAGTTTCTGACTGAAATATGGTGTTTGaagcaaaggagggagggggagaggtttTTAGCTGGGCTTTTGCTTTCTGCGTCGgcgggagggaaagagagaagagccACCTCCGCCGCTGAGAGAGGCTTCCCATTCCCAAGCACTTTAGGACAAACTTGATGCTCCGCcgctttctccccctcccccctcccttctctctctccccccccctttctttctgcttccagcgGCCAGGCGTCACGCTCGCGCTTTCCTCTGCTCCGCGGCGTGTGAGGGAGTGCGCGGGAGCGCGCCCGCGCGCGCGCCCCTGCAAGTGTGTGCCTCCCAGAGATTGAGCGAGAGAGGCTAGCGAGCTCCCTGCACCAACCAGCCGCACTTGAGCGAGGCGAGCCAGCAgagacacagaaagagagagagagggagagagagggaaagcgAACAGCCACAACTGCGGCTCTCGTTCGGCTCTCCTTCGGCATTGCCTTTGATTACCAGCCATCATTCTTTTGGACACGCGTTGCGACGGATATAATCCAGCCCTTCACGTGGAGAGAAGACCCAGTCCCAGCTCTTTCCCTGCATCGATCAACGAGGAAGGAAGCTAGGGCTACTGGAAGCACGCCATCCTgactcttctccccctcccccgcaGCCGACCTTTGGGCTCACCTTTGGACCAGAGGGAcacggaaggagggaggggaggggctgaACTTGCCACCCCCTTTTTTACCTGCCTGGGACGGCGAGGGGAAGCCGCCAAAGCCGGAGCTTGGCACTCTCTCCTTgtccctgctgctgctgcagccccTTCCGCTGCCTCCAAGCCATGCAGGGTAAATGCAGGTAAGGCGCCCACGGACCCAACGCGCCCGTCCGCGCTCCCGCCTTCCCGCGCGCGCACACGCGCAGCCCAACTGCAGAGGCGACGGCAAACTTGGGACTCCGGCgtcgcgcgcgcgtgtgtgtgctgTGTGTGCCTCCACGGCTGGGAAAGAGCTAGTAGCCagctctccatccttccttgcttccttgcttccctctcctCTTAGCCTTTCGGACTTTTCGGGACTAATGACCTTGCGCAGAGttgatttatttttgtattcttcTTCATATTTGACGAAAGACCTGCTCCTTTGCTGAGAAGGGACTGAAACGGACATCCCTGTGGATTTGGGCGCCATCCTGAGCATCGAAGGGGATTCCTAGAAGAGAACGAGAGGAGAAGAGAACGAGAGGAGAAAGAAACgtgttctctctctcccccccccccccccaacagaggCATTGGAGATGGGCTATTTGGTGCGGGAAAGGTTCTCTTTTTAATTCCATCGCCGGAGAAGTGGACTGGGAAGCCTGcctgctcttctttctttcttcccttctctctctctctcggtccttTCCCCTCCACCGGACACCAGCCCGCTCTGAATGAAGCGATTGACATTCCCCCACTCCACCCCCTCCTCCTCGGCGGGTGTCTGCGgagcggagaggaggaggaggaggaggaaagagctgAAGCGACGGCGGTGagcgagagagagggagggagaaggagagggagagcgCGCGCGAATTGGACTGGACTTGGGCGCGAGGCAGCCTTGCATCCCCTTCTTTCCTCGCcgctgctcctcttccttttcttgccAACCTTGCAAAGTGATTACAGTACCAtccaaggcggaggaggaggaggagggaagagggaggagggagggaggagaaagaggcggaactgccccctcctttcctttccaagCCTCTCCGCTGAGATGAATCTTTCCTCGAGCCAAAGCCGCTTTGCCCCGTGAACTGTGAGTATCGAAAGGAACGCGGGAGgaaagcaagaagaagaagagcctCCCAGTGACAGCTCTGGACTCGATTGCTCTGATGCACCGCGAAGTTTCTCCTCCAAAGCAGGATTGTACGCGTTGATTTGCCtccgcttccccccccccccctccggattGCCAAAGGGACGTCTTCTCGGGTGCTTCTTCTCCTGCCTGGCTGGGAGGCTGAGGGCTCGGAGGAGGATGTGGCGGCTGCGCCGGCTGCCGGCCCTGGTGCGCTGCTGCGCCTGCTGGCTCCTTCTCCTGCTGCCTCCGCCGCTGGGGCTGGTGGTGCCGGCGTCGGCCAAGCAGGTGCTGCGCTACCGCCTGGCCGAGGAGGGCCCCGCCGACATCCGCATCGGCAACGTCGCCTCCGACCTGGGCATCGTCACCGGCTCGGGCGAGGTCACGTTCAGCCTCGAGTCCGGCGCCGACTACCTCAAGATCGACAACATGACGGGCGAGCTGAGCACCACCGAGCGCCGCATCGACCGCGAGAAGCTGCCGCAGTGCCAGATGATCTTCGACGAGAACGAGTGCTTCCTCGACTTCGAAGTCTCCGTCATCGGCCCTTCGCAGAGCTGGGTGGACCTCTTCGAAGGCCGGGTGGTCATCCTGGACATCAATGACAACACGCCGACCTTCCCGTCCCCAGTGCTGACGCTCACCGTGGAGGAGAACCGCCCCGTGGGCACTCTCTACCTCCTTCCCACCGCCACTGACCGCGACTTCGGGCGGAACGGAATCGAGCGCTATGAGCTGCTCCAAGAGCCCGGCGGTGGTGAGGGGCGGCGAGGCGCCTCAGACAAGAGGAGGCCCGAAGCAGAAGGAGGCGGAGGCTCCTCGACGGCCCGGAGCACCGTCTTCGAGCTGCAAGTTGCAGACACCCCCGACGGGGAGAAGCAGCCCCAGCTGATTGTCAAAGGGCCTTTGGATCGAGAGCAGCGCGACGCCTATGAGCTGAGCCTCCGCGTGCGTGACGGTGGAGACCCAGCTCGCTCTTCGCAGGCCCTGCTGAGGGTGCTGATCACCGACGTGAACGACAACAGCCCCCGCTTCGAGAAGAGCGTCTACGAGGCCGACTTGGCGGAGAACAGCAGCCCTGGGACGCCCATTTTGCAGCTGCGGGCCGCCGACGCTGATGCTGGGGTCAACGGGCAGCTGGAGTACGTCTTTGGGGCGGCCACGGAGTCGGTGCGTCGCCTTCTCCGCCTGGACGAGGCCTCGGGATGGCTCAGTGTCCTCCACCGCATCGACCGCGAGGAGGTCAACCAGCTGCGCTTCAGCGTCATGGCGCGCGACAGGGGCCAGCCCCCCAAGAGCGACAAGGCCACCGTGGTACTCAACATCCGCGACGAGAACGACAACGTCCCCGCTATTGACATCCGCAAGATCGGACGCATCCCTCTGCGGGACGGGGTGGCCACAGTGGGCGAGGACGTGCTGGTGGACACCCCGGTGGCGCTGGTGCAGGTCTCGGACCGCGACCAGGGCGAGAACGGGGTGGTGACCTGCACGGTGGTGGGGGACGTCCCCTTCCAGCTCAAGCCGGCCagcgagggcgagggcgagccCCAGAACAAGCGCAAGTACTTCCTGCACACCTCGGCGCCCCTGGACTACGAGGCAGCGCGGGACTACAACGTCGTCATCGTCGCCGTCGACTCGGGCAGCCCCAGCCTCTCCAGCAACAACTCGCTTTTGGTCCGAGTGGCGGACGCGAACGACAACCCGCCCGTCTTCGGCCAGGCCCTGTTGGAGCTCTCCTTCCCGGAGAACAACGCGCCGGGAGAGCGTGTGGCGACCATCCTGGCCACCGACGCCGACAGCGGCAAGAACGCGGAGATCGCCTACTCCCTGGAGCCGCTCCCcgcttccccttcctcttcctcctccgagGCGGGCCTCTTCACCATCGACCCGGACTCGGGCGAGGTGCGCGTGCAGGCGGCGCTGGACCGGGAGCAGCGCGACGCCTACGAGTTCCAGGTGACGGCGCGCGACAAAGGGACGCCCTCCTTGCAGGGCTCCACGCGGGTGCTGCTCCGCGTGGCCGACCGCAACGACAACGAGCCGCGCTTCATGCAGGACGTCTTCACCTTCTACGTCAAGGAGAACCTGCAGCCCAACAGCCCCGTGGGCATGGTGACCGTCATGGACGCCGACAAGGGCCGCAACGCCCAGCTCAGCCTCTCCATCCAGGGCGAGGGCGAGAGCGGGATCTTCTCCATCGAGAACGACACGGGCACCATCTTCTCCGCCGTCTCCTTCGACCGGGAGATGCAGACGAGCTACACCTTCGCCGTCAAGGCGGTGGACGGCGGCGAGCCGGCCCGCTCCGCGACGGCCACGGTGTCGCTCTTTGTGATGGACGAGAACGACAACGCGCCGGTGGTGACGGCGCCGGCCAATGGCTCCTACACGGTGCTGCCGCCCTCCAGCCTCCCGCGCGTGGCGGTGGCCACGGTGCGGGCGCGCGACGCCGACGCCGGGCCCAACGCCGAGCTGAGCTACAGCCTGGTGGGCGGCAACCCTTTCCGCCTCTTTGAGATCGACGCGGCCAGCGGGGTGGTCTCGCTGGTGGGCCAGTTGGCGCCCAAGCACTACGGGCTCCACCGCTTGGTGGTGCAGGTCAACGACAGCGGGGCGCCGGGCCAAGCCACCACGGCCCTGCTCCACGTCTTCGTCAACGAGAGCTTAGCCAACGCCACGCTGGTGGAGAGCCAGGTGGCGCGCAGCCTCCACACGCCGCTGGGCCAGGACATCGCCGGCGACCCCAGCTACGAGCTGGGCAAGCAGCGGCTGAGCATCGCGGTGGGCGTGGTGGCCGGCGTGGTGACCGTGGCGCTGCTCCTGCTGGGCGTGGGCCTGGCCCGCTACTGCCGCGCCAAGGCCCACCAGCGCGGGGGCTACGAGGCCGGCAAGAAGGACCACGAGGACTTCTTCGCCCCCGCCCCGCTCCACCACCACGACAAGGCCAAGAAGCCCAAGAAGGACAAGAAGGGCAAGAAGGCGGCCGGGAAGCAGCCCCTCTACAGCAGCATCGTCACCGTCGAGGCCTCCAAGCCCAACGGGCAGCGCTACGACGGCGTCCACGAGAAGCTGGCCGGGGACAGCCCCGCCCTCAGCCGCTACCGCGCCGTCAACGGCGGGCCCGGGGGCAGCCCCGACCTGGCGCGGCACTACAAGTCCAGCTCGCCCCTGCCCACCGTCCAGCTCCACCCGCAGTCGCCCACCGCCGGGAAGAAGCACCAGGCCGTGCAGGAGCTGCCCCCCGCCAACACCTTCGTCGGCGCCGGGGACAACATCTCCATCGGCTCCGACCACTGCTCCGAGTACAGCTGCCAGGCCAGCAGCAAGTACAGCAAGCAGGTAAGCAAGCAAGGTCCACTGGCGGGGTCGGTGGGTGGGCCAGTGGGTTGGAAAGGGAGCCCAGGGAGAGTTCTCAGGGCCCTCGCCCTGTTTGGTACCTGAAGTCCAGGTAGGAGCCCAACCCCCCTCACCCTATGGCTCTCTATCCAGATCTACTTCCTACTGGTCTTCATTAATCCCGAGATAGTATGGATTAAGCGTGATCAAAATGAAGTGCACTCAGACACCCACAACTCAGCCTTTCCAGGGCTCTGACATCCCTTCTAACTAAAACTTACCATCCTATTGACTTCTATATTGAATTttgctgtaaaccgccctgagtccctttgaggagatagggcagtatatacataaagtattattattattattattattattattattattattattattatgttcctagACTCTTATATGTCACCCCTCTATTAACCTCCATCCAGATCTGACTTTAATCCTGGTTGTCTTCCTTAATTTGAGCAGGATTTCTAGCACTGTTGTGAGTTGGTTAGGGTGGATCAAGTGTGGTGAAAGGAAAGGGTCTTCCCCACTTAAGTGCCCTCAGCCACCCACAACTCTGCCTTTCCAGGGCTCTGACTTCCCTTCTGACTGTAAAGCTCACCATCCCATTGACCTCTATGGGTTCCTTAGGTTTTTAGACCACACCTTTCCATTTCTCCCTATCTGAATCTATCTTCTATTAGGGTTGTCTTCTTAAATCTGATCAGCATCCCTGGCATTGTTGTGAATAGGCCAGTATGGATCAAGTGTGGTAAAAGGAAAGGGTCATCCCCAGTTAAGTGTCCTCAGCCACCCACAACTCTGCCTTTCCAGggctctgtctttccttctaacTAAAGCTCACCATCCCATTGACTCT includes these proteins:
- the PCDH7 gene encoding protocadherin-7 isoform X2, giving the protein MWRLRRLPALVRCCACWLLLLLPPPLGLVVPASAKQVLRYRLAEEGPADIRIGNVASDLGIVTGSGEVTFSLESGADYLKIDNMTGELSTTERRIDREKLPQCQMIFDENECFLDFEVSVIGPSQSWVDLFEGRVVILDINDNTPTFPSPVLTLTVEENRPVGTLYLLPTATDRDFGRNGIERYELLQEPGGGEGRRGASDKRRPEAEGGGGSSTARSTVFELQVADTPDGEKQPQLIVKGPLDREQRDAYELSLRVRDGGDPARSSQALLRVLITDVNDNSPRFEKSVYEADLAENSSPGTPILQLRAADADAGVNGQLEYVFGAATESVRRLLRLDEASGWLSVLHRIDREEVNQLRFSVMARDRGQPPKSDKATVVLNIRDENDNVPAIDIRKIGRIPLRDGVATVGEDVLVDTPVALVQVSDRDQGENGVVTCTVVGDVPFQLKPASEGEGEPQNKRKYFLHTSAPLDYEAARDYNVVIVAVDSGSPSLSSNNSLLVRVADANDNPPVFGQALLELSFPENNAPGERVATILATDADSGKNAEIAYSLEPLPASPSSSSSEAGLFTIDPDSGEVRVQAALDREQRDAYEFQVTARDKGTPSLQGSTRVLLRVADRNDNEPRFMQDVFTFYVKENLQPNSPVGMVTVMDADKGRNAQLSLSIQGEGESGIFSIENDTGTIFSAVSFDREMQTSYTFAVKAVDGGEPARSATATVSLFVMDENDNAPVVTAPANGSYTVLPPSSLPRVAVATVRARDADAGPNAELSYSLVGGNPFRLFEIDAASGVVSLVGQLAPKHYGLHRLVVQVNDSGAPGQATTALLHVFVNESLANATLVESQVARSLHTPLGQDIAGDPSYELGKQRLSIAVGVVAGVVTVALLLLGVGLARYCRAKAHQRGGYEAGKKDHEDFFAPAPLHHHDKAKKPKKDKKGKKAAGKQPLYSSIVTVEASKPNGQRYDGVHEKLAGDSPALSRYRAVNGGPGGSPDLARHYKSSSPLPTVQLHPQSPTAGKKHQAVQELPPANTFVGAGDNISIGSDHCSEYSCQASSKYSKQPFRRVTFSVVSQPQDPHQGSLQSCYDSGLEESETPSSKSSSGPRLGALPLPEDNYERTTPDGSVDDFCAALAPGLGFSAWGKTHSSDSRPLPDVALTGKCTRECDEYGHSDSCWMPVRTSPERKPKSQPKLSTFMPVDERGSQEKLANGEASLMGDRNRNLLNKKLTSSYETFSPASFSKSEEANPEDIPLTQTGEYKPSPVNTLTRREVYL
- the PCDH7 gene encoding protocadherin-7 isoform X19, whose protein sequence is MWRLRRLPALVRCCACWLLLLLPPPLGLVVPASAKQVLRYRLAEEGPADIRIGNVASDLGIVTGSGEVTFSLESGADYLKIDNMTGELSTTERRIDREKLPQCQMIFDENECFLDFEVSVIGPSQSWVDLFEGRVVILDINDNTPTFPSPVLTLTVEENRPVGTLYLLPTATDRDFGRNGIERYELLQEPGGGEGRRGASDKRRPEAEGGGGSSTARSTVFELQVADTPDGEKQPQLIVKGPLDREQRDAYELSLRVRDGGDPARSSQALLRVLITDVNDNSPRFEKSVYEADLAENSSPGTPILQLRAADADAGVNGQLEYVFGAATESVRRLLRLDEASGWLSVLHRIDREEVNQLRFSVMARDRGQPPKSDKATVVLNIRDENDNVPAIDIRKIGRIPLRDGVATVGEDVLVDTPVALVQVSDRDQGENGVVTCTVVGDVPFQLKPASEGEGEPQNKRKYFLHTSAPLDYEAARDYNVVIVAVDSGSPSLSSNNSLLVRVADANDNPPVFGQALLELSFPENNAPGERVATILATDADSGKNAEIAYSLEPLPASPSSSSSEAGLFTIDPDSGEVRVQAALDREQRDAYEFQVTARDKGTPSLQGSTRVLLRVADRNDNEPRFMQDVFTFYVKENLQPNSPVGMVTVMDADKGRNAQLSLSIQGEGESGIFSIENDTGTIFSAVSFDREMQTSYTFAVKAVDGGEPARSATATVSLFVMDENDNAPVVTAPANGSYTVLPPSSLPRVAVATVRARDADAGPNAELSYSLVGGNPFRLFEIDAASGVVSLVGQLAPKHYGLHRLVVQVNDSGAPGQATTALLHVFVNESLANATLVESQVARSLHTPLGQDIAGDPSYELGKQRLSIAVGVVAGVVTVALLLLGVGLARYCRAKAHQRGGYEAGKKDHEDFFAPAPLHHHDKAKKPKKDKKGKKAAGKQPLYSSIVTVEASKPNGQRYDGVHEKLAGDSPALSRYRAVNGGPGGSPDLARHYKSSSPLPTVQLHPQSPTAGKKHQAVQELPPANTFVGAGDNISIGSDHCSEYSCQASSKYSKQVDTMQTTQPPRHIEESCKMNVCARK
- the PCDH7 gene encoding protocadherin-7 isoform X12 — encoded protein: MWRLRRLPALVRCCACWLLLLLPPPLGLVVPASAKQVLRYRLAEEGPADIRIGNVASDLGIVTGSGEVTFSLESGADYLKIDNMTGELSTTERRIDREKLPQCQMIFDENECFLDFEVSVIGPSQSWVDLFEGRVVILDINDNTPTFPSPVLTLTVEENRPVGTLYLLPTATDRDFGRNGIERYELLQEPGGGEGRRGASDKRRPEAEGGGGSSTARSTVFELQVADTPDGEKQPQLIVKGPLDREQRDAYELSLRVRDGGDPARSSQALLRVLITDVNDNSPRFEKSVYEADLAENSSPGTPILQLRAADADAGVNGQLEYVFGAATESVRRLLRLDEASGWLSVLHRIDREEVNQLRFSVMARDRGQPPKSDKATVVLNIRDENDNVPAIDIRKIGRIPLRDGVATVGEDVLVDTPVALVQVSDRDQGENGVVTCTVVGDVPFQLKPASEGEGEPQNKRKYFLHTSAPLDYEAARDYNVVIVAVDSGSPSLSSNNSLLVRVADANDNPPVFGQALLELSFPENNAPGERVATILATDADSGKNAEIAYSLEPLPASPSSSSSEAGLFTIDPDSGEVRVQAALDREQRDAYEFQVTARDKGTPSLQGSTRVLLRVADRNDNEPRFMQDVFTFYVKENLQPNSPVGMVTVMDADKGRNAQLSLSIQGEGESGIFSIENDTGTIFSAVSFDREMQTSYTFAVKAVDGGEPARSATATVSLFVMDENDNAPVVTAPANGSYTVLPPSSLPRVAVATVRARDADAGPNAELSYSLVGGNPFRLFEIDAASGVVSLVGQLAPKHYGLHRLVVQVNDSGAPGQATTALLHVFVNESLANATLVESQVARSLHTPLGQDIAGDPSYELGKQRLSIAVGVVAGVVTVALLLLGVGLARYCRAKAHQRGGYEAGKKDHEDFFAPAPLHHHDKAKKPKKDKKGKKAAGKQPLYSSIVTVEASKPNGQRYDGVHEKLAGDSPALSRYRAVNGGPGGSPDLARHYKSSSPLPTVQLHPQSPTAGKKHQAVQELPPANTFVGAGDNISIGSDHCSEYSCQASSKYSKQPFRRVTFSVVSQPQDPHQGSLQSCYDSGLEESETPSTSHIQSPNRTNGVPFGICGRFKTFTRCRPDWEVYSGM